The DNA sequence TGGTGTGGCCGGTTTTTGTTTTGGGAATATCATGATTCTAAGTGTTGCATTGTATTCTGGATACTTCACTGGAATTGATCTCAATCTCAAACGTATGTTTCACTATGCTTCTTGGGTTTTTGCAACACCTGCCTACTTGTATTCTGGGTTTCCTTTTATGTCGGGATTTTTAACAAGTATTAGAAGGCGAACTCTCTCCATGGACTTCCTTCTATTTTTAGGAATTTCGATGGCTTATTTTTATTCTGTTTTTGTCACATTAACTGACAAAGGAGAAGTGTATTTTGATTCCGTAGCGATGATTTATTTCTTTATTTTAATAGGGAAATACTTTGAAGAAAAGGCAAGGGTATTTGCTTCGGATAAATTAGAATCCATCCTTTGTAAACTTCCAGAAACTTCAGTTCGTATCAGTGAAGATGTTGAAACTACAATCCCGAGCAGTGAAATTAGGTTAGGTGATAAAATCCAAGTAGCACCTGGTAAACGTATCCCTGTGGATGCAATTTTATTATCAAAGGAAACCTATGTTGATGAATCATTTTTAACAGGGGAATCTGTCCCGATTCGAAAACAAACAGGAGATTCCATTCTTGCTGGTTCCCTCACAATGGACAATCCAGCTCTCATCCTAGCTAATTCTGATTACCATGCATCCACATTGTCTTCGCTGAAACTGCGTTTAGAGGAAGCACTGCACTTAAAACCAAAAATCCAAATCCTAACGGAAAGAATTGCATCTTATTTTATTTCAGTCGTTTTCCTATTGGCATTTGTTTGTTTTGGAGTCTGGATGTTTGTCACGAATGGCAATCTAGAACAGAGTTTGGTCACAACGATATCTGTTCTGATTGTTGCCTGTCCATGTGCCTTAGGAATCTCAGTTCCCACTGCCCTCGTCACAAATCATATTTTAAATGCTGAAAAAGGTGTACTGTTAAAAAATCCGTCCGTTGTGGAAACTTTAGCAAAGGCAAATACAATTTATTTGGACAAAACAGGAACACTCACGGAAGGGAAATTCCTTGTTCGTTTGGTTACTGTTTCAGAGGAACACCTACCATTTGTTTATCGAATCGAAAAGGAAATTAACCATCCCTTAGCCAAATCTCTTGTAAGGTATCTTTCCCCTTTCCATTTGGTGAAGGAAAAAGCAAAAGAAATGGAACTTCTCCATATACAGAATATCCCAGGACAAGGTGTCAAAGGAACTATCCTTTGGATGGGTAACGAACATTCGGTTCTCATTGGAAACCAAGCTCTTCTCAAAGACCAAAACATAAAAATTGATTCCCATACTGATAAAGAAGGCTCTATCATCTACGTTGCCATTGACAGTAAAATGTTAGGGCAATTTGTACTGGCAGATGAAGTGAGGTTAGGTGCTCATTCATTTGTGACTTTACTGAAACAAATGATACCTAAAATAGCAATCCTTTCTGGTGATCGTTTCCCGGCGGTAAAGTCCATTGCAAATACATTAGGGATCCAACAGTTTTATTCAGACCTTTCACCCGAAGAAAAAGCAAATATCATCCAAGATTCACAAAACAAAGGCAATGTGGTCATTATGGTGGGTGATGGAATCAACGACAGTTTGTCTTTGGCTAGGGCAAATGTTTCCATTTCGCATACGGAAGCTGAAGATATGTCACTCGAAAAATCGGACGTCGTACTTACTTCTGGAAATTTAAACGGACTCATTCATTCTTTACTATCTGCCAAAAAAACAAAAGAAGTCATATTACAAAACATTATCATTTCTTTCTGTTACAATTCGATTATGTTACCACTTGCTATGTTTGGTTTGATGTTACCTGTAATCTGTGCCGTATTTATGGCTTGTTCTAGTTTGACAGTTCTCATTAATTCGTTATCAATACGCATAAGGATCCCCAAATGGAAGCCCTCTATTTAACTATTCCCATGGCAATGTGTATTGCTGGTTTCTTTTTATATGTATTTGTTTTGGCATTCCGAAAAGGTCAATTCGAAGACATTGAGTCACCTAAATATAGAATGTTTTTTGAAGAAGAATACCCTGTTCAATCAAAAGTGGAACCCTCTTTAACAAAAACAGAAGACAAACAAAATGGACCAACTGACAAATCTTAGCTTTTTTGCTTCTATCATTCTTTATGGATTACTGAGTAGTTTTCACTGTGCTTTGATGTGTGGACCGTTTATTTCTCTCCTGCAAACATCGAAACCATCCAAACAAATCCCTGTGATTCTCTATCATGTAGGCCGAATGGTATCGTATTCCTTTTTAGGAATTGTGTTAGGATTGATGGGCAAAGGAGCTAACGCAATAGGAGAACTCAAGTCCATCCAAAGCATTGCAGGAACTTTTACATTTGTCCTGTTACTCTTTTTTTTGATACGAATGCTTTTCCTTCCTACAAATTCCAAATTTGGAACATTACCAAAAGGGATTTCCAATATTTTACAAAAAATCCGTGAAAAGACAAATCTGAATGGTTTAGGGTTTGGAATTGGAATTCTCAGTGCTCTCCTACCCTGTGGTGTTTTATACCCAGCATATGCTGCATCGTTTGCAACAGGAAGTGCAGTGACAGGGGGGATTGTGATGTTTTGTTTTTATCTAGGTACAATCCCAATGCTTACAGGCTTAAGTGTTGTTATGGGGAAAATTCGAAACTACATTCAACCCAAGTGGATTCCAGTTTTTGGCACCGTGATCATTCTCACTTCACTTGGGTTTTTACTCTTCCGTTTGTTCTTTCATGCCCACTCGGAGTCTTGTGATCATTTGATCTAAAAGTTATGCCCTTCCTCGAAAGTATTTTTCTTTGAAGTGACTGACAACACTTGGATTGATTTTTGTTTCGATCGCACTTCCAATCACAGCGATGAGTTTTTTGGCTAAAACACGGTCATGGTTGGCTAACCATCGGCGGTATTCCATATTTAGACCCGATTCACCCACCAGGATCACTTCATTTGGTGAATCTAAAGTTTTGGTAATCTCTGCAAAATCCCATTTATCGGTTTCTTTCAATTTTTCCCAGGACTTTGATTCCATGTGATCTGATTCTAACTTGATCATCTCAATTCGTTTTTTGTTTAGGTAGAGAATGCAAGCGTTCATTTTATATTGTTCCTTATCAAATTATGACGAAACAATTGAATTAAATATACCTAATTCTTCAGTAAGATGCCTCCAAATTGTACTGATATTTGTCAATGACATATATCAATCAAAACTCAAACTCACAATCGATTCAGAACTTAGTTCTTCTACCAAATAACTCATGTTACTGATCATTTCGTTGGGTTCAATGACCCATTGGTGGAACGTAAACGATACCAAAATGATAAAACTTAGCCCAAACGAGACAACTAGGTTTCGATTCTTTCGTTGTGCTTGCACCTTGGTTTCTATTTTACGAACAATACGCGATTCAAAATCAGAATCATTCAATAATTCTTCCCATCTTTTATGATTCTTGGAATTCATTTTTCACTCCTGGCAACGATTTTCGAATCCATTCTTTTGTGCGAAACAATCTAGATTTTACGGTTCCCTCTTTGATGTTGAGTTCGTTTGCAATTTCGTCCATTGTTTTGCCTGATAAATACAAACGTACTGTCTTTTGGTAAACTTCTGGGATTTTTAGTAAGGTAGATTCAATCCATTCTTGTTTTAAAATGGAGTGATTCTCATCTGATTGGAATAAGTTCGATTTGTTTTTTTGTAAATATCGTTTTGCTTTTTCTTCTTCTCGTAAACGTTTTTCGTTCATACGTAAGGCTTCATTTTTTGCAATTGTGTAGATCCAAGTGGAAAGCTTAGATCGACCATCAAATCCACCTTTTTCGAGGGACTTAAAAACACGAAAATACACTTCCTGAACTACATCCTCAGTGGCATCGTCAAAACGATCGATGAGTGTGTCACCGATCGTTTTTAAAACCAAGTATTTGGTTTCTTTGACTACAGATTCGAAGTCAAAATTTGCCATGTTTTACTCTTCAGGTGATTGGTGACGAGATGCAAATTTTTCAACGAGTTCCGCAAATTTTTCCCTTTGTTCTGGTTTTAGAACCGCATGGAACTCAACAAGTTTTGTTTGGAAAAACTTACGCATTTCTTGGTGGCGTGTTTCTCTTTCTAGACTCATTTTGTCGAGATACTTGGTATCAATTTTTTCAGAACGAATCTGAGTTGCCAATTCTTTAGCCCAAGATTCATGTTTTGGTTTCATCTCCTTGTGTTTGGCGATGAGTTCTGCTTTGATACTTTCTAGTTTTGCTTTC is a window from the Leptospira ellinghausenii genome containing:
- a CDS encoding heavy metal translocating P-type ATPase yields the protein MKETTSQNTTTECDHCGNPIRLVRIESKLGDDTKVFCCEGCETVYSIIHSLGGSYYYNLKGNTKLSPVEIEENESEIENELVYQKFVRPSGEFSEVSIQITNIHCSACVWINEKVLNEEEGILSAQINFASGRARIRFDKSKIKISRILSLIRAIGYKPILFSPTEGNLQKSKQLKNLLLRIGVAGFCFGNIMILSVALYSGYFTGIDLNLKRMFHYASWVFATPAYLYSGFPFMSGFLTSIRRRTLSMDFLLFLGISMAYFYSVFVTLTDKGEVYFDSVAMIYFFILIGKYFEEKARVFASDKLESILCKLPETSVRISEDVETTIPSSEIRLGDKIQVAPGKRIPVDAILLSKETYVDESFLTGESVPIRKQTGDSILAGSLTMDNPALILANSDYHASTLSSLKLRLEEALHLKPKIQILTERIASYFISVVFLLAFVCFGVWMFVTNGNLEQSLVTTISVLIVACPCALGISVPTALVTNHILNAEKGVLLKNPSVVETLAKANTIYLDKTGTLTEGKFLVRLVTVSEEHLPFVYRIEKEINHPLAKSLVRYLSPFHLVKEKAKEMELLHIQNIPGQGVKGTILWMGNEHSVLIGNQALLKDQNIKIDSHTDKEGSIIYVAIDSKMLGQFVLADEVRLGAHSFVTLLKQMIPKIAILSGDRFPAVKSIANTLGIQQFYSDLSPEEKANIIQDSQNKGNVVIMVGDGINDSLSLARANVSISHTEAEDMSLEKSDVVLTSGNLNGLIHSLLSAKKTKEVILQNIIISFCYNSIMLPLAMFGLMLPVICAVFMACSSLTVLINSLSIRIRIPKWKPSI
- a CDS encoding cbb3-type cytochrome oxidase assembly protein, which produces MEALYLTIPMAMCIAGFFLYVFVLAFRKGQFEDIESPKYRMFFEEEYPVQSKVEPSLTKTEDKQNGPTDKS
- a CDS encoding sulfite exporter TauE/SafE family protein; amino-acid sequence: MDQLTNLSFFASIILYGLLSSFHCALMCGPFISLLQTSKPSKQIPVILYHVGRMVSYSFLGIVLGLMGKGANAIGELKSIQSIAGTFTFVLLLFFLIRMLFLPTNSKFGTLPKGISNILQKIREKTNLNGLGFGIGILSALLPCGVLYPAYAASFATGSAVTGGIVMFCFYLGTIPMLTGLSVVMGKIRNYIQPKWIPVFGTVIILTSLGFLLFRLFFHAHSESCDHLI
- a CDS encoding RNA polymerase sigma factor; translated protein: MANFDFESVVKETKYLVLKTIGDTLIDRFDDATEDVVQEVYFRVFKSLEKGGFDGRSKLSTWIYTIAKNEALRMNEKRLREEEKAKRYLQKNKSNLFQSDENHSILKQEWIESTLLKIPEVYQKTVRLYLSGKTMDEIANELNIKEGTVKSRLFRTKEWIRKSLPGVKNEFQES
- a CDS encoding Spy/CpxP family protein refolding chaperone, with protein sequence MISFKKALKITTTLGLVSVMAFAFGNCRGHKDFEKRIEWVTSKLTSKLDLDDAQKAKLESIKAELIAKHKEMKPKHESWAKELATQIRSEKIDTKYLDKMSLERETRHQEMRKFFQTKLVEFHAVLKPEQREKFAELVEKFASRHQSPEE